One genomic region from Rattus norvegicus strain BN/NHsdMcwi chromosome 10, GRCr8, whole genome shotgun sequence encodes:
- the Kcnj16 gene encoding inward rectifier potassium channel 16 — MSYYGSSYRIVNVDSKYPGYPPEHAIAEKRRARRRLLHKDGSCNVYFKHIFGEWGSYMVDIFTTLVDTKWRHMFVIFSLSYILSWLIFGSIFWLIALHHGDLLSDPDITPCVDNVHSFTAAFLFSLETQTTIGYGYRCVTEECSVAVLTVILQSILSCIINTFIIGAALAKMATARKRAQTIRFSYFALIGMRDGKLCLMWRIGDFRPNHVVEGTVRAQLLRYSEDSEGRMTMAFKDLKLVNDQIILVTPVTIVHEIDHESPLYALDRKAVAKDNFEILVTFIYTGDSTGTSHQSRSSYVPREILWGHRFHDVLEVKRKYYKVNCLQFEGSVEVYAPFCSAKQLDWKDQQLNNLEKTSPARGSCTSDTNTRRRSFSAVAMVSSCENPEETSLSPQDECKEVPYQKALLTLNRISMESQM; from the coding sequence atgagctaTTACGGAAGTAGCTACCGGATTGTCAACGTGGACTCCAAATATCCAGGCTATCCTCCAGAGCATGCCATAGCCGAGAAGAGAAGAGCGAGGAGGCGCCTGCTCCACAAAGATGGCAGCTGTAACGTGTACTTTAAACACATTTTTGGAGAATGGGGGAGCTACATGGTTGATATATTCACCACTCTTGTGGATACCAAGTGGCGCCATAtgtttgtaatattttctttgtcttacaTTCTCTCCTGGTTGATATTCGGCTCCATATTTTGGCTCATAGCCCTTCATCACGGAGACCTATTAAGCGATCCAGACATCACCCCGTGCGTGGACAACGTGCATTCATTTACGGCGGCGTTTTTATTCTCCCTTGAGACCCAAACCACCATCGGGTACGGTTACCGTTGTGTCACGGAAGAATGCTCTGTGGCCGTGCTGACGGTCATCCTTCAGTCCATCCTGAGCTGCATCATAAACACCTTCATCATTGGGGCAGCCTTGGCAAAGATGGCGACCGCCCGGAAGCGAGCCCAGACCATCCGCTTCAGCTATTTCGCACTCATCGGCATGAGAGACGGGAAGCTTTGCCTCATGTGGCGCATAGGTGACTTCCGACCCAACCATGTGGTGGAGGGCACGGTGAGAGCCCAACTTCTGCGCTATTCAGAAGACAGCGAAGGGCGGATGACGATGGCGTTTAAAGACCTCAAACTCGTCAATGACCAGATAATCCTGGTAACGCCAGTGACCATTGTCCATGAAATTGACCACGAGAGTCCTCTGTATGCCCTTGACCGCAAGGCAGTGGCCAAAGATAATTTCGAGATTCTGGTGACATTTATTTATACTGGTGACTCTACTGGGACATCCCACCAGTCCAGAAGTTCCTACGTCCCCAGAGAAATTCTCTGGGGACACAGGTTTCATGATGTATTGGAAGTGAAGAGAAAGTACTACAAGGTAAACTGCTTGCAGTTTGAGGGAAGCGTGGAAGTCTACGCCCCCTTTTGCAGTGCCAAACAACTGGACTGGAAGGACCAACAGCTCAACAACTTGGAGAAAACGTCCCCTGCCCGAGGATCCTGCACCTCGGACACCAACACCAGGAGGAGATCCTTCAGCGCAGTTGCCATGGTGAGCAGCTgtgagaacccagaggagaccAGCCTGTCCCCACAAGATGAGTGTAAGGAGGTCCCCTATCAGAAAGCCCTCCTGACTTTAAACAGGATCTCCATGGAATCCCAGATGTAG